A segment of the Corallococcus silvisoli genome:
CATGCCGGGCTTGAGTCCCCGCGCCGCAAGCACCGCGTCCGCCCGCTCCCGCAACGACGGCGCCAGCCAGTCCTGCGTGAGCGTGAAGGCCCATCCATGGGGCCCTCGCGCGAAGTAGCGCGCGGCCGAGTCCACCGCGCGCTCCAGCTCCGCCTCCGTCTCCACCGGCTTCGGGAGGAACGCCATGTTCATCAGCGACCACGCCACGTGGCCCGCCGTGATGAACACCTCCGGCCGCTCCACCACCTCGCCACCGGGCAGCCCCAGCGCGAACAGCCGCCACGCTCCACGGAACTGCGCATACGATTCGTCGATTTCGGCTCGGGACATGGGCTTGCCTCCACGGGTGGGCAAAGAAGTTGGATTCTCCGCATTCTCCGAGGTCCGCGTCTACGTGCGCGAGGGCAGGGGCCCTGCTAAAGCGAGCGCGGACGCCGGGCGCGAGGAGCCGGAAGTGATGAATCCCCCCGAAGGACAGCCCTGGCAGACGACATGTCGGGTGTGTGGCAGGCAGACCTGTCCGCGGCCAGAGGCGGTGGCCTCGTGGATGCGGACGATGTTGGATCGCGTGCATGGCGCGCAGATGCGCGGCGCGGGCCGGCGGGGGCTGCGCGAGGCCCTGGCCATGGAGGGCGTGCTCATCACCACGCACCTGGAGGTCTGGTCGCGCGCGCTGGAGGGCGTGTGCCCGGATTGCATCGCGCAGGTGGCTCCCGAAGCGGATGCGCGCCTGCAGGACCCGGAGGCGATGCATGAAGCGTCGCTCGAGCGCTGGCGCACGTCCGCGCCGGAGCTGGTCAGCGACGCGGTGGAGTCCGCGGTGGACGACGTGCTCGAAGCCGCGCGGGAAGCCGCCACCCGCAAGCCGACGACCTGAGCACGCGTCCTCCGGTGGGACTCAGGCCCAGAGCTCCTGCTCCAGCGTGTCGAGCATCGCCAGCGCGGCCTCGGGCGTGGGCAGGCCGGCCTCGGTGACGAGCGCGGCGTCGACGGGCATCGCGACCTCCGCGCGCAGCAGCGCCACGGCGTGCCGCTGGGCCTCTCGCAGCGCCTCCCGCTCCGGCGCGGACAGCCGCGAACGGACCCACCGGTCGATGTCCCAGGAGAGGCCCGCGTGCCGCGTCTCGTCCTCGGCGATGCGGACCAGGGCCTCGCGCACCTCGGCATCGCGCGCGTGCAGGGCCTGGTGGTGGGCCACCAGCGCGCCGAACGTCTCGCGCACGCAGCCCTCCACGGCGTTGTCGCGCGCCACGGCGTCCAGGGGCCGCGGCGGCACGTCCGTGACGGACGGCGGCGGAGGCGTGGCCCCGAAGCGGCGCGCGAGCCGCCCCGTCATCTCCGCATGCGCGACCTCGTCCACGGCGCTCGCGAGCGCCGCGTCCAGGAGGCCCGCGTCCGCGCCATGCAGGGCCAGCTCCTCACGCAGGCGCAGGAAGGCGTGGATGGACGCGGCCTCCAGGTGCGCGGTCGTCGCGAAGTATTGGCCCAGCGCGTCCTCGCAAGCCTCCGCGCCCGTGTCCTGGAGCCCGGCGGGCCGGCGGCCCACGGCGCAGTTGCTGCTGCCCTTCTCCAGCACGTGCTTCTCCACTTCGTGGACCTCGCCATTGGCGGACACCTTGACCACGTACTGCGTCAGGTTCGTGCCCTCTCCGCATGCGAAGCCCTTCGTGCCCACGACGTTGAAGCTCCCGTCGTCGTTCCGCCGCACCGCCCCCTTCTCGAGCGTGTCGCAGCTCAGCTGGTATCCCGCGGCGAACGTCAGCAGCGCCGCATCCTGCGCGGTGTCGACGGCGCCCAGGAGCTGCTGGAGCGCTTTCAGCGACGACCAGGTCTTCACCTCGTCGCCGCGCGTCGTCGCCAGGAAGTAATCCGAGCAGACCTGGATGCAGGCGCCGTGGAAGCCCTCCGTGGACCGCGCATCCGTCAGGGCTTGCTCACAGGCGGGCACGTCGGAGGCCGTCGCGCAGGGCTGACCCACGGAGGCCTGGTTCGAATACGTCGTCGGCGTCTCGTCGCCATTTCTCGTGATGAGGCGAAGCGCGACCGAGTCCTGCGCGGGTTGGATGCTCAGGTCCGTGATGGCGGGCTCGCCCCGCGGCGTGCACTCGATGTTGGAGTAGCCGTCCAGGACCGCCGACTGGGTGCCGCAACCCGCCAGCACCAGGGGCGTGGCGAGCGATGCCCGCAGGGCCCGAGAGAAGAGATGCCGCAACCGATTCGTGTTCATGGACGACTCCCGTAGGACGTGGTGTCCCGCGAGCAGAGCAATGGGAATGCCATCGCGTTGCCCGTCGGGAGCGCTGTCCTGGGAGGGGTCCCCGTGCTCGGAAAATTGAGGAGGCTTCAGAAAGCTGAGGCCGGGCCCTGGCCCTAGAACGACTCCTTGAAGGGCCGCAGGTCCACCTCCTGCGTCCACGCGGAACGATGCTGGCGGTGGAGCTGCCAGTACGTCTCCGCGATGGCGTCGATGTTCAGCAGTCCGTCCTCGCCGAGCGCCTTCACCCGCTCCGGGGCGAGCGTGTGCACCCGCTCGCCGTCGATGCCGCCGTCGATGAGGACATGGGCGACGTGCAGCCCCTGCGGGCCGAACTCGCGCGCCATGCCCTGGGAGATCATCCGCAGCCCCGCCTTCGCGGCGGCGAAGTGCGCGAAGCCGGCCTTGCCGCGCAGGCTGGCCGAGGCGCCGGTGAAGATCACCGTGCCCCCGCCCTGGGGCACCATCCTGCGCGCCGCCTCGCGCCCGACGAGGAACCCTCCGAAGCAGCCCACCCGCCAGAAGTCCTCGAACATCGCGGCGTCCACGTCGCGGAAGGGCATGGGGCGGTTGTTGCCCGCGTTGAACACGACCAGGTCCACCGGGGCGAAGCCATTCCCCGGCGCCATCGCCCGGTCGAACAGCCGGGCGACGTCCGCTTCCTGGGTCGTGTCGGTGACGATGGCCTCTCCGCTGCCGCCCGCGGCCGTGAGGGTCGCGACCACTCGGGACAGCTTCTCCCGGGTACGCCCGGCGGCCAGCACATGGTGCCCTTGCGCCGCGAACTTCCGGCACAGGGCCGCGCCCAGGCCCTGTTCAACGCCGACGCCCACCACGACCGCGGTGGGCTTGAGGGGGGAGGTCATCGCCACGTCCAGGGGTTGAGAGGAATGGTCGCCAGTATCAGGCCGGCGCGGGCGCGCGGAACAGGGCCGCGCCCAACGCGGCACCGTTGACGCCACCGTCAACGTAGAGATCCTGACCATTCACGTACGACGCGTCATCCGAGGCGAGGAACAACACCGTCTTCGCGATCTCCTCGGGCTCGCCCATGCGGCCCATGGGGACGGTGGCGGAGATGCGCTTGTGCAACTGGGCATGGGCCGTCGGGTCGGGCGCGGACTTGGCCCAGATGGGCGTGCGCGTCGCGCCGGGCGATACGACGTTGACGCGGATGCCCTGGGGCGAGAACTCCGCGGCCAGCACGCTCGCCATCGCCTTCAGCGCGCCCTTGCTCGCCGCGTACGCCGAGTACCCCGGCATGCCCAGCTCGCTGTGCACCGAGCTCGTGAGGATGATGGACGCCCCCGCCTTCAAGTGCGCCGCCGCGGCCTGCACCGTGAAGAACACGCCGGTGACGTTGGTCTCCAGGATGGACGCGAACGCCTCCAGCGAGGTCTTCCCCACGAACGTCTCTCCGGCGATGCCCGCGTTCGCGAACACGATGTCCAGCCCGCCGAACCGCTCCACCGTCGCCGCCACCGCGCGCTCCAGCGCCGCCGGCTGGGTGGCGTCCGCCTGCACCGCCAGCACGTCCCCGCCCAGCTCCTTCACCACCGCGTCCAGCGTCCGCGGATTGCGCCCGGTGATGGCCACCCGCGCCCCCTCCGCCACGAACAGCCGCGCCGTCGCCAGCCCGATGCCGCTGTTGCCACCCGTGATCAGCGCCGTCTTCCCCTTGAGCCGCATCCGATTGCCTCCGGTTTAAATGGTTTCATGATGAAACCAATTGGCGGATGAATAAACGCGGTGGTTTCGTTATGCAACCCGATGCGATGAGGTCCCCGGCGACGGGGCCGGCATCTCCCCGGACGGAAGGAGGCGGCGATGAAGCGGACGAGCATGGAGGGGACGGTGTGCCCGGTGGCCCGGTCCCTGGATGTCATGGGGGACTGGTGGTCGCTGCTCATCGTTCGCGACGCGCATGCCGGGCTGCGCCGCTTTGGCGAGTTCCAGAAGAGCCTGGGCGTGGCGAAGAACATCCTCTCGCAGCGCCTGCGCCACCTGGTCTCGCACGGCATCCTGGAGGTCCGCCCCGCGTCCGACGGCAGCGCCTGGAGTGAGTACGTGTTGACGGAGAAGGGGAGGGGCCTCTTTCCCATCCTCGTCGCCCTGGGAGAGTGGGGCCACGCGCACTGCTTCGAGCCGGGCGAGGCGCGCACGCGGCTCCTCGACAAGGCCCATGGCCAGCCGCTGAAGCCGCTGGAGGTGCGCGCGGCGGATGGGCGGCTGCTCACCTCCCAGGACACGCGCCTGGGCCTGGAGGCGCCAGAAGGCAGGCCCCACAAGGCGAGCCGGGCTGATTAGGGTGAGGCCATGACGCGTCCCGTGCCTGAATCGTGGTCCCTGCCCTGGCTGGGGCTGGGGCTGAGCAGCAACCTGAGTGCGTCGGACGTGCCGCATCCGTACCGGCTGCTCGACAGCTCGCCTGGGCTCTTCGACTTCGTGGAGTACAGCGCGCCCATCGCGTTGGAGGAGGCGAGGGCGCAGGCCACGCTCTTTCCGGAGATGTGGCGTCGGCGTGAAGAGGTGCCGGTGCTCTTCCACCCGGTGCACCTGAACCTCTGGGGGCCGGAGCTGGAGCCCGCGTCCGCGCTCGCGGCACTGGACGCGCACGCGCGGGCGGTGGGCAGCCCCTGGGTGGGCAACGACGTGGGGTGGTGGCACGCGGGCGGGCAGCCCTTCCCGGGCTACCTCTATGTGACGCCGCCGTTCAGCGAGGCGGGCGTCCGGGACTGCGCGGCGCACGCGCTCCACATCCAGGCGGGGTTGAGCGTCCCGCTGGTGGTGGAGAACCCCGCGGTGCTCGCCACGCGCGGCGGGCTTCACGCGCTGGACTTCATGGCCAGGCTGCACGCTCGCACGGGCCTGCCGTTGCTCCTGGACCTGGGCCACCTCCTCAGCCACCAGCTGTCCGCGGGGCTGCCTCCGCGAACGGGGCTGGACGGCTTCCCGTTGGATCAGGTGGTGGAGATCCACCTCGCGGGCGGGGTGGTGACGCGCCGGGGGGCGCGGACCTTCTACGTGGATGACCACACGCAGCCCGTGCGCGAGGAGCTGTTCGAGCTGCTGGCGGAGGTGCTCCCGCGCTGCCCACGCCTGCGCGCCGTCACGTTCGAGGGCGACGGCCATCCGCCAGAGGTGGCGCTCGTGTCGCTGCGCCGCCTGCGGGCGCTCGTGCCGAAGGAGTCCCGTCCGGCCCTCACCCTTCCTTCGGCGAAGGGGCCCGTGCCCGCGCTCACTGGAGAGAGCCGTCCGTGGGCGCTGTTCGACGCGGGGCATGGCGTGACGCCCGCCGCGGAGGATGAGGACCCGGAGGGCACGCGCGCGGACCGGGACTTCCGGCTGGCGGTGGTGGCCGAGCAGTTGGACCGGGACTGGCCCCTGACGCGGCTGTTGCTCGCGGCGACGCCCGAGGGGCTCGAGGCCTTCACCCGCTCGCGCGAGTACCGGGGCCTCTTCGACGGCCTGGGCCGGTCGCTGTCGCACGCGTTCGCGTCCTGGGCGCGCAAGCGGGTGATGGCCGCGCCGTCGG
Coding sequences within it:
- a CDS encoding ferritin-like domain-containing protein gives rise to the protein MNTNRLRHLFSRALRASLATPLVLAGCGTQSAVLDGYSNIECTPRGEPAITDLSIQPAQDSVALRLITRNGDETPTTYSNQASVGQPCATASDVPACEQALTDARSTEGFHGACIQVCSDYFLATTRGDEVKTWSSLKALQQLLGAVDTAQDAALLTFAAGYQLSCDTLEKGAVRRNDDGSFNVVGTKGFACGEGTNLTQYVVKVSANGEVHEVEKHVLEKGSSNCAVGRRPAGLQDTGAEACEDALGQYFATTAHLEAASIHAFLRLREELALHGADAGLLDAALASAVDEVAHAEMTGRLARRFGATPPPPSVTDVPPRPLDAVARDNAVEGCVRETFGALVAHHQALHARDAEVREALVRIAEDETRHAGLSWDIDRWVRSRLSAPEREALREAQRHAVALLRAEVAMPVDAALVTEAGLPTPEAALAMLDTLEQELWA
- a CDS encoding SDR family NAD(P)-dependent oxidoreductase gives rise to the protein MTSPLKPTAVVVGVGVEQGLGAALCRKFAAQGHHVLAAGRTREKLSRVVATLTAAGGSGEAIVTDTTQEADVARLFDRAMAPGNGFAPVDLVVFNAGNNRPMPFRDVDAAMFEDFWRVGCFGGFLVGREAARRMVPQGGGTVIFTGASASLRGKAGFAHFAAAKAGLRMISQGMAREFGPQGLHVAHVLIDGGIDGERVHTLAPERVKALGEDGLLNIDAIAETYWQLHRQHRSAWTQEVDLRPFKESF
- a CDS encoding SDR family NAD(P)-dependent oxidoreductase, whose translation is MRLKGKTALITGGNSGIGLATARLFVAEGARVAITGRNPRTLDAVVKELGGDVLAVQADATQPAALERAVAATVERFGGLDIVFANAGIAGETFVGKTSLEAFASILETNVTGVFFTVQAAAAHLKAGASIILTSSVHSELGMPGYSAYAASKGALKAMASVLAAEFSPQGIRVNVVSPGATRTPIWAKSAPDPTAHAQLHKRISATVPMGRMGEPEEIAKTVLFLASDDASYVNGQDLYVDGGVNGAALGAALFRAPAPA
- a CDS encoding winged helix-turn-helix transcriptional regulator; amino-acid sequence: MKRTSMEGTVCPVARSLDVMGDWWSLLIVRDAHAGLRRFGEFQKSLGVAKNILSQRLRHLVSHGILEVRPASDGSAWSEYVLTEKGRGLFPILVALGEWGHAHCFEPGEARTRLLDKAHGQPLKPLEVRAADGRLLTSQDTRLGLEAPEGRPHKASRAD
- a CDS encoding DUF692 domain-containing protein; protein product: MTRPVPESWSLPWLGLGLSSNLSASDVPHPYRLLDSSPGLFDFVEYSAPIALEEARAQATLFPEMWRRREEVPVLFHPVHLNLWGPELEPASALAALDAHARAVGSPWVGNDVGWWHAGGQPFPGYLYVTPPFSEAGVRDCAAHALHIQAGLSVPLVVENPAVLATRGGLHALDFMARLHARTGLPLLLDLGHLLSHQLSAGLPPRTGLDGFPLDQVVEIHLAGGVVTRRGARTFYVDDHTQPVREELFELLAEVLPRCPRLRAVTFEGDGHPPEVALVSLRRLRALVPKESRPALTLPSAKGPVPALTGESRPWALFDAGHGVTPAAEDEDPEGTRADRDFRLAVVAEQLDRDWPLTRLLLAATPEGLEAFTRSREYRGLFDGLGRSLSHAFASWARKRVMAAPSDGVAAALSLEMMLPHAFLQPPEPPAPGQVALAEDVRLGAFPADLTELVFAARALRRHLTGRAWACGALETSGLEALAQVAARPGPGPWRFAIRRKGTGFEVLTLPPEVAEGLRMLAEGPRPLEDLPAWLLAEGQGRGLLRRG